The genomic window tatatcccaatcacttgattcaagtatatatagacatgaggattatatattgttaatatctacagccgatcgggTAGATTTAGTCTTTCTTACCTATttatgattgccgatcgatttacatatgacatcggctcgaagataaatgatatgtcatcagcaccaagccgatcggctatcatttatggatttaaccacggtttctttgtctttatctcttgttgattacaggatcaaatcaactggcacgctagcatacccgaaggcgagtttggacctgcactggagttaagcagatctcccaggcctcgtgtttttcatcaaTATTTACATGTCACTAAAATGGTTGTGATATGACATGGATGGCATAGAGGGGAAGAAAATTTTGAAGCGTTGATACATAGGAGGAAACTAGCAAAATTTTGATAGCATATAAGAAAACTTATGAACTTTGAGcacaatataagaaattttccCAAAAATGTAAGGGCCGTGACCCAAATTAAGTCCCATATAGGGGTGGCAGCGGGGTGGGGCAGGGCCGGGTTAGACAGGAACGCCCCCGCGCTCCgcatttcccccccccccccccgcccctgTTCCCACATTGGTAACCGGGTGAAAAACCTCACCCGCCCCGCTCCCGCAGGGGACCCAGCGGGTGAGCGGGGCGCTGCACCACCCGGATGGAGTTGGTACTCTATTGAAAAAACACAAGACACTGAGTaagaatatattaaaatttcaatAGCCACAGTCCACAAACTCATCATAGCATCAGATTGATGAGCCGGCCGCTAGCGGATGACGTCTTCTTGCAGACGGATCAGGGAGGGACGGAGGGCGCGCACTGGTGGCTGGTGGCGTCTCTTGCAACGGAGGCCATAGGAGGAGGGACGGTGGATGGCCGCGTGCCCGTGCGGGGAATCTTGCGGACGGATCTAGAGAAACGGAAGGCGCGCACTGGGGACGGGGAGGCTGGCCGGTTTCTCTTGCGATGGATGCTGGAGGAGAAGGGAAGGCGGATGGCCGTGCTAGGGAGCTAGCGGCGCTGGCGGtcgcggcgagcgagcgagcgacgCCTGGTGTGTTCGCCGCTCACGAGTCGCGGGAGATGCCAAGTTGCAGTCATGGTCCTAGGTAGTGGTGGCCGGCTGGGAGAACGAGGTCCGGAGGAGTAGGTGAAATTAGGGTTACAACTTATATATCCCCACCTAAATTGGCCAGATGGGCCTTGAAAGGTGATATTTTCTCTAGAAGCTTATATCCTCAAGGCCCCGCTGGGTCACCCGCGGGTGAATTACTTCCCTCGCCCCCGCCAATTTGCGGGGCCCCGCCCCCACTCACCCACGGGTGACAAATTCCACCCGTCCCCGGCCCTGTTGGGGCGGGGAGCCAGCCCTAATGGGAAAATTGCCACCCCTAGTCCCAAACAGCCAAGTTATGTATGGGGTTGAAACTGTCAAGCTAAGCGCCTAATTAATTAAGCGCAAGCACATCGATGATCTTGATCGTTTGATACCTGAACAGGGTGCAGGTGAGACAGTGCTTTCACAGATTGATCAGTATGTGGTGACATATCAGACATAATCTCCAGGGCCATAAACTAATTAACAAGCTGATCAAATGAGCGACATAGATAACAAATGCAAATGTATGATGGAAATTATGCTCACCGATCGATCCGTGACGCATTGATATCAGCTATCTTGGCACCATTTTgtctaaaaaagaaaagctatcTTGGCTCCAgcttattttctctcttttccagAGTGCGTGGTATTGGTGCGAACTGAAATATTCGATTTCTCACTCAAAACTTgtactactggagaaaccatctttactggGTTGGGCAAAAACCACATTAGCCCCAGTTTTTAGGGaccgaaaaaatatttttggtccCGATTTAAAACTCCAAAGAGACTATATGATCATTAGTCCCGATTCATCCTTTGTCAGGGACTTGTCAGAGGGccggggatctttagtcctagatcccctttagtctcggttggtgtaaCCAACCGGTaccaacaattaaaaaaaacccGCTGCAATTGGCCCTTATCTTCTCGGTGCGCACGCCTCCCACACAGCCACACTATATCTCTCCCTTATCTCCTCCGATCCCCTCCTACCTTTCCTAcgatcccctccccttcccatctcgcgggccgcggcagcggcagaCGGTATACTCACAGCGGCGGTGAGCGACGGGCGTTGGCAGCGGCGACGGGCGTCGGTAGTGGCGGCGGCCCCCCTACCCTCCTCCACTTCCCCTCTCGAGGGCCATGGCGGCAACGGCGGGcgtcggcagcggcagcggcccccccgccatctcctcccctcctctccttcccctttcgcgagccgcggcggtggcgatcggcggcgggcgtcggcagcagcagcgcctccccctccgccctcctccccttcccctcttgcgggccgcggtggcggcggcgccctcccctccaccggatccggcgggaggggaggcggtgggcggcggcgggcagcctATGAATTGTGTGACTTTAGATGTTTTTAGATGAACATTTTTTGAGATGTTTTTTTGAATCTGTTGTGAAGTCTATTTGATCTATGAATCTGTGAATTTGAGTTTGTGATGTTCGATCTGTGAGTGCGTGAATTTGATATGTGAATTTgagaaaaacaatgaaaaaaataaagatttttaGTTCTAGTTATTTCACcctgttaaatatgtgatccgaattttgggcccatAGTATATTTGGATTAGTTATCTAATATGACTCTActttataggattagtttcctattaggaCTCATAGatttctcttatatatatatcctttttAAGCCGTACAGGGAGGGGTGCGACAGCTCTATGTATCCCCTGCATTTGTAACCaattcctctatagtgatcattgccggtcggcgcccgtggttttttcccgcaagggtttttccacgtaaaattcgtgtctccattgtgcatctattttcataacacaCCCGGGACTGAAGATACCCATCTCTAGTCCCGGATTCATGGTTCCGGTTTACAACCCAGGACTAAAAGGGGTTGCAAACCGATGAGACATTTTCCAGCAGTGTTGGATCATCATCAAATCGATCAAGACCTACGAAGATACTACTAAAATACCAATgcgcttatatatatatgcttgacGAATCAAGTGCCACTTCCACTTACATCAACTAACAAATACTCTTTTCTTTGCTTTTCCACTAACTAACCTAACTAAAACATAGTAGAAAACTaatccaaaggaaaaaaaaacaagaaatgaTAAGAATTAACAGCAAGAGTACTTGATAGAATTAATCATGGCGAATTGAGAATTGAACAAACAGCACATGTACACTAAGAAAAACATGATGACATCTCACGGtgcaaatgcatgcatgtacacatgGACGCATATGGCCGGACAGACAGCTAAGCCTTGTGTGACCTGTACGTAATAAACCATCCTCACTTGACGCGGTTATCTCTCGccggcgtggcgccgccgccgccgccggcgttgtTGTTGCTGCCCTTGATGAACTCGAGGCACtccgcgacggcgcgcgcgtaGAACGAGTTGGACCGCATGCACggcggcctccgcgccgccgccttgttgttcccgccgcccgccgtgccgTCCGCGTGCAGCTTCCCACCACCACTCGCCGCCGCGACCAcgtccttgccgccgccgagcactgCCAGGGCCCTCCTGCCTTTGCCTCTCAATGACGGCGACGTgctaccaccgccgccgctggggaCGACGAGCCCCCTCGTGAGCAGGCGCACGCTGCGCACGCAGCGGCCCAGGATGCCGAGCAGCGTCCACAGCCTGGCGCGCAGCCGGCGCACGGAGAGCCGCCGCGTCGGGATGAGCCGGaaccccctcgccgccgccggccgccgccaccaccgccgtcccaGCCTCgcgtacgacgacgacgagtagtACTTCATCTCCTGATCACCCATACACGTACGGTACGTAGCTTCCCTAATCAGCTGCTTAACTGACACCCTAACCACCCAATCAATCTACAAGCTAATTAAGCATTAGCTGCGCCGGCTGCAGGTCAAGTCAAGTGGCAAGAATGGAGGATATATAGCGAGAGGAAGACGAACacgaagacgaagaagaagagatgaggaggaagaaggcagGAAGGAAGGGTAGGTGGGGCTTTGACGACGAGAGCTCACTCGTTCGCTAGCAATGGAGTGTGACGGGAGATTCGGAGACATGGCGGGATAGATTAATTGGTTTAATGGCCATGCAAAGTAGGAGGAGGTGACCACCGGATATTATGGACAAAAGCGAAAAGCTGATGAACACAAAGTGCGCGCTAATGATCAGTGCGTCTGATCGTGCATGCtgtttaattagttaattaattaatcaattgagTCTTTTTGAAATGAATTGAAGATGGTTTCgtaatttgattatttttttcagtcACTGCCGTGGAGGTTAGcgcgatttttttttgaattacaCCGTACAatgcagacactcacaacgcacgtgcactcacccctataaacacacgcacgcaaaccctacccctatgagcatcttcgaagactgcgcactcacccctatgaacacacgcacgcaaaccctacccatgcgcactcacccctatgaacacacgcacgcaaaccctacccctatgagcatctttgaaGACTGCACACTcatccctatgaacacacgcacgcaaaccctaccctatgagcatcttcgaagactaggccggcaaattctggagagattgacgaagtcaccacaggcgcctcgctgtcgacgggtacgtcgcctactaTTGAAAGCACAACGTCTATGAACACGcgcacgcaaaccctatccctatgagcatctttgaaGACTAGGCCGGCAAattctggagagattgacgaagtcaccacaggcgcctcgctgtcgacgggtatgtcgcctaccactgaaagcacaacgccgttaaatcctggaaaattcgctcccgtggggagtcgaacccaggacctcaggtgctactgaggctcttgtaacccctgggctacaggccctttcgcaGGGTAGCGCGATTTTGTGGGCGTGCATTAATTAATATCTTGAAAATTTTAACATCACGTATTATGAAACTACAGTTATAAGTGATGGGATTGAATTGAAGTTGGTGTCATAATTTGGATTTTATTACAGCCAGTGCCGTGAAGAATAGCTCGATTTAATGCAAGTCTATTAGTTAATCCACTGATAATTTTAGCTCTATGTACAACGAAACCAGTTTACTATAGGTTGTAACCCTTATCTCTattctaccctataattcaccaactcacTCTTAAACCAcgtttggtagggctccaaactTATACTCCtagctccaaactccaacttcAGTGGGAGCTTGAGCTCTAGCTGAAAAGTGTTTGGCTAGTTTTGTCAGCTTCAGAACTCCTGAAAGAGAGGATAGGAGGAGGGAGGTTGACAATAGTATACTTGTGGTTTGTGCTGTTTTCGTGGTATATAACTGataattgtttatttttctttagaatTTCAACAAAATTGTAAGGTTAAATAATAATTGACAAAATAGTTGACATAATTAGCAAATAATACAAATGTTCAGTACATTGATAATAGTAGCATTGTCATCGAAACATAAAGCAAAGGTCCAGTACAAAACTCGCTCGATGGTATAGTTCTGTCATCCCGCAATACGACTAGCTAGGTCATCACGAAAATCATTCATAAAGGCATCACTTTGACCCTCGGTGGAACTATCCGACACATCCTGGGAAATGACATATCTCCTAAATCTCTTGAGAATGGTAGGCACATAATCTAGATTCCTATCAAACCTATGAAAATGCCTCTATCCGGTGCATCATGGTCACGAATGAAATTATGCAATGTCATTGTTGCCGTCACAACCATCTTTTGCTTTGGTAGCGGAAAGCTAGGCATTTTTAGGAGAACTCGCCACTTCATTTTCCATACACCAAAGCATCTCTCAATGATAGTGCGCAAACTCGAGTGTAAGAAGTTGAATTTTTCTTTCAGGGACATGATATCTTTGTCTATTGTATGGTGCCAAGTAGTATGGACGATTGGGATATCCAGCATTGACAAGATAATATTTCCCTacgattaaaaaaattagaaatattcCAATTTAGAATGTcttcatagaaaaaaaagacaagacaTAATATGTGGCAATTATCTTGGGGAGGATGTGGGAAGACAGCTATATCGGTTTCCAACGCATTAAATAACACAGTGTTGTCATGCATCGATCCAGGTTCTCCAATAGACGCATAGGTAAATCTCATGTCATGATCACAAATAGCCATAACATTTTGATCAATTTAGACCTACTAATATACCTAACTTTATCTTCATCTAGAACTACTGCAAGGACATGAGTACCGTCAGCCGCTCTAATACAATCTTTGAAATATGGCCACATGTGACGGTCCCTCCTAATTCTATATATCATGGTTAGTAGGGAAGTTTGGATCTTTTGGACACTCGATATCATGCCCCAATGCTACCACAACAAGTAATACTTCTTTAAACTTCCTAGAAATTGTCTCACTAGAATGTTTGAAAcggttttgttttctttggttTGATGAACCATCACCAAATATGTATAGAAAAATTGCAAGTGCCTCTATTGTATGCATGTGTATAGTAGATTCAAGCTTGTACTTACTAACCAATAGATCATGCAATGCAATGAAGGTATTCCCATTCATACCAAGCATCTTGTAGCATTCACCTCGTGTGGCCAACGTTTCTTGCACCCATCCCATTCCATTGAGGTGTAATGTCCTTGGCAGAGCCTGTTCCAAGAAGAGTGAGTTATAACTCTCTACAGCTTTTCTAGTAGAAGAAAGATTTGATGCTACAGTTTCGAACAAATGCATGGTAAGCTCATCATATTCATATTCCTCATGCTATGAACCATCTTCACTATCACGTGACATCTACACGTAAAGTTATGCAACATAAATTAGAACATATGCAACATGATATTCATGAAAACTTGCTGAAATTGCATAACATAGGTCTGAACAAATGCAACAATTACATGAAATAGGTCTGAAAATAATTGTTCATAGTTGGAAACATCCCATACTATAAGGTAATACAAACCAACAATAGTTCATAACTTAAATCAAATCATAGATAGTTTTCTGAAATGAAAAGACACAATTAAAACAAAGGGATACATTCCATGGCCACACCACATACAACTAGTTTCCGTACTTCACTTCGTACTTCTTCTTAAGCCATGAAAAACGTCCTACAGGAGTGTGCAATGAATTGACAAACATCTCTCTTTGATCTTTTTTGATAAAAATCTCAGTTGCAATGAAGTGCTCATTTGTCCCTTCAACTGCCCCACATTCCTCCACCAAGGCCATAACATCCTTTATGGAACAACCCGGAGGATCTTCTCTTGACCTAGCAAATGATTGAATGGATGATAATGTCTGTGCTGAGAGATCATTACTCTTCGACATCTCCTCTACCATCTTTTGGGATCCACTCTTGCTCTTTTTCCCCTTATCCATCTTTGATCCACCACCATCCCTCTTTCTCTTGACAGTTGGTTCATCCTTATATGTTTCCTCATCGATTTCATTGTCATCGGCAATATGAATTGCATGAGTGGTGCTTGTCGGGATGGTGCCTTGTCCTAAAGACCAATGGTCAGCACCAGTATTGCGAATGTCTTCAAACATCTTCTCAAGTAGCTCCTCATTTTGCAAGCCAGCCTTCATGAACTTTGCACACCCGGGTATGTCCTGCATAACATGGCATTATAAAATTGAGTTAGAACACAAAACCTAGTACATCAATTCTTAATTTTACACATTATTATAAAATACTTACTGATTTCAATTTCTTCCAACATTCTGCAGTCGCCATCTTTGTTTGCCTTGAGTTGTCCCATCCTAAACCTGTTTGAGTTCTTAATTTCTCCCAACAGTTGTATTCGATCTTAAGTTTATCCTATTTGTTCTTAATTTGAAGCCTAGCGTACCCCAAACCTGTTCTTGCAGCAAATTGTTCAATGACTTCGTCGTACCCAAGATTAGATAAATGGCGATTTGGTCGATTACCATTTACTACAAAAAGCTCACATACAATACAATTCAAGTGTTGTGGTCATTCCAATCAGCACAATCCATTGCCATCTTAACACCTTTTGAAGACTCATTTTGAGCCATCCCTGCCATCCACCCAATCACACCTTTCTTTTTTCAATactaatgtaaaaaaaatatttacacgGAGGCTAGCAGTACTCAGGTATGTGCATAAAAAAATGTCACTTTGTCCTAATCTAAAATATAAACGCAAAATCACCCAAAGTGTTCCCTTTTTTTATAGAAGTAACATGCACTGGGCAGATATATGCAAATCATTGCTTGCATTTCCTTGCAAGCATTCATTCCATTTTGAATGCATAAACCAATGGCAACAATTCATATAGTGAACATCATCTCCATTCTTCATATCCAAAATCAGGATCACAAACCCCATGAAGTATGAACCCCTTTATGAATGAAAGAATCGGCTTATGTTGCTATATCAATCCTTATCATATACAAAGAAGAATCACCCACAACATACATGCAAAATCAACCTATTTTGTTCTTGGTCCAGATCTGAAtcgaaaaaaaatggaaaaaaaagagacgaGATTATCTTGCGCTGCCTAGCCGCCGGCCGCTAGTCCTGGAGCTGCTGCCCACGCGTCCTGAGCTGCCGCTCGACCTCCACCGACCATGCTGGCTACTTCCCGCGCATCCCtaagacgccgccgcccgcgcttCGCTAGGCCAGATGTGCCGccagccctagccgccgcctgTGCTCACTAGCAATGGGAGGATGAATACGGGATGTTAAGGATGAGGTGGGTTGGGTATGGTAGGTCAGTGGCAATTTGCTGCAAATAcgttaaaaattaaattatagtaAACTAAGTTCAAAAACCCAACTCCACCCCCTTAGTTCAATTTTTAGGAGTAGCTCTGCTAACTCCACTCAAAAAACTAAGGATCTATACCAGTTTGGCATAGCTCTGGCTCCAGGTAAGTtaggagctagagctgtgc from Oryza glaberrima chromosome 6, OglaRS2, whole genome shotgun sequence includes these protein-coding regions:
- the LOC127777769 gene encoding uncharacterized protein LOC127777769 produces the protein MGDQEMKYYSSSSYARLGRRWWRRPAAARGFRLIPTRRLSVRRLRARLWTLLGILGRCVRSVRLLTRGLVVPSGGGGSTSPSLRGKGRRALAVLGGGKDVVAAASGGGKLHADGTAGGGNNKAAARRPPCMRSNSFYARAVAECLEFIKGSNNNAGGGGGATPARDNRVK